In a single window of the Mugil cephalus isolate CIBA_MC_2020 chromosome 6, CIBA_Mcephalus_1.1, whole genome shotgun sequence genome:
- the mysm1 gene encoding histone H2A deubiquitinase MYSM1: MNTFPPALSLSVPPLRCLSDNMEDEVDVDIEGDDFESNISCSEMDGGGLVQEPLIQPAGKTNSWTVPWELDSSISPENREVIERMLLEEQYYLTGTEIPEHIWQSDAPKKPKAKKSPTKSSASGSSSRWSKEEKDLFEEGLAKFGRRWTKIAKLMESRTVLQVKSYARQYFKHKAKSEPRAAAPPAGPSLHIQQPPQSATSLVSTLANAVRIEKLSDDEDEDVDITDDLSDDEEADDKLQAVLKSEFCGPEEQTKIQTESLTEEQKELALSGVESFQEKKDQPCNSSLSSQSPQPSSSFVCSEESGLTGLDEKVTKTRSDFLDGPETQAQTDSKEMTDADGHQSSQCEIPATSGQLEEASSEDSADKIENALNDKPNKEHEEDEDEDEEEEELRAPEQEVEMDLEIITDDEKQAIPEFFEGRPSKTPERYLKIRNYILDQWLKSKPKYLNKTSVRPGLKSCGDVNCIGRIHTYLELIGAINFNCEQAVYNRPKVVDRSKHREGKDVLEAYQLAQRLQSMRARKRRVRDIWGNWCDAKDLEGQTYEHLSAEEIAWRREEMKKQPKPCKMSKYRKSIDPFQLIPCRPFEEQVQEPFQVIVCAETLLIMDLHAHVSRGEVIGLLGGTFNEEAKVLKICAAEPCNSVSTGLQCEMDPLSQTQACDVLSSLGFSVVGWYHSHPSFHPNPSVRDINTQDQFQSYFSRGGAPFIGMIVSPYDPANPSPHSQTTCLLVKESQEPSGPQKLPYRFDFLSSQDIPDWDQTMRRAQWIIRKYAQKPGSVQMDRLFRRDSHLTCLEKMLASLARYLEPFPDEEGDPFLTQIQALFLSDFISKQQPSDQEEGESINIPHEPVDSDDADFDQLISQERRQEGDSETNSSTVLHLGSVLSTEHDYLL; this comes from the exons ATGAACACTTTCCCACCAGCgctttccctctctgtccctcctcTCCGTTGTTTATCCGACAACATGGAGGACGAGGTTGATGTTGACATCGAGGGAGACGACTTCGAGAGCAATATCAG TTGCAGCGAGATGGACGGAGGAGGTTTAGTTCAGGAACCGCTCATACAGCCTGCGGGGAAGACCAACAGCTGGACTGTG CCCTGGGAGCTGGACAGCTCCATCAGCCCGGAGAACAGAGAGGTGATAGAGAGGATGCTGCTGGAAGAACA ATATTACCTGACGGGTACAGAGATTCCTGAGCACATTTGGCAAAGTGATGCTCCTAAAAAACCCAAAGCGAAGAA GTCTCCCACGAAGAGCTCGGCCTCCGGCTCGTCTTCTCGCTGGTCCAAAGAGGAGAAGGATCTGTTTGAGGAAGGACTG GCTAAGTTTGGTCGAAGATGGACTAAGATTGCCAAGCTGATGGAAAGTCGTACTGTTCTCCAGGTGAAGAGTTATGCCAGACAGTATTTCAAACACAAG GCTAAATCAGAACCCAGagctgcagcgccccctgcaggtccTAGCCTACACATACAACAACCCCCTCAGTCCGCTACCAGTCTCGTGTCCACTCTGGCCAACGCTGTCCGCATAGAGAAGCTTTCAGACGATGAGGACGAGGACGTGGACATCACTGACGACCTGAGCGATGACGAAGAGGCAGATGATAAACTGCAGGCTGTGCTGAAGTCTGAGTTCTGTGGGCCAGAGGAGCAAACAAAGATTCAGACAGAAAGCCTcacagaggagcagaaagagtTGGCCCTGAGTGGAGTGGAGAGCTTCCAAGAGAAGAAGGACCAACCCTGCAACAGCTCGCTTTCTTCACAAAGTCCTCAACCCTCATCTTCGTTTGTTTGCTCAGAGGAATCGGGGCTAACTGGGTTAGATGAGAAAGTAACTAAGACTAGGTCTGATTTTCTGGACGGCCCTGAGACACAAGCACAGACAGACTCAAAGGAAATGACAGATGCAGATGGACACCAGAGCTCCCAGTGTGAGATTCCAGCCACGTCTGGACAACTGGAAGAAGCCAGCAGTGAAG ATTCTGCTGACAAGATTGAGAATGCTCTAAATGATAAACCGAACAAAGAgcacgaggaggacgaggatgaagatgaggaagaagaggagctaAGGGCGCCTGAACAGGAAGTCGAGATGGACCTGGAAATCATCACTGATGATGAGAAGCAGGCAATCCCAGAGTTCTTTGAGGGACGACCGTCCAAAACCCCCGAAAGATATCTGAAGATCAGAAACTACATCCTGGATCAATG GCTGAAGAGCAAGCCCAAGTACCTGAACAAGACGTCAGTGCGTCCCGGTCTGAAGAGCTGTGGAGACGTCAACTGCATCGGGAGAATACACACCTACCTGGAACTCATTGGAGCCATCAACTTTAATTGTG AGCAAGCTGTGTATAATCGGCCAAAGGTGGTGGACCGCTCCAAACACAGGGAGGGCAAAGACGTGCTCGAGGCCTACCAGCTCGCCCAGAGACTGCAGAGCATG CGGGCCAGGAAGCGGCGCGTGCGGGACATATGGGGGAACTGGTGCGACGCTAAGGACTTGGAGGGACAGACGTACGAG CACCTCAGTGCTGAGGAAATAgcctggaggagagaggagatgaagaagcagcctAAACCCTGCAAGATGTCCAAATACAGAAA GTCTATTGATCCCTTCCAGCTGATTCCCTGCAGGCCTTTTGAAGAGCAGGTACAG GAGCCATTCCAGGTCATAGTTTGTGCTGAGACTCTGCTCATCATGGACCTG CATGCCCACGTGTCCCGGGGGGAAGTCATTGGTTTACTTGGTGGGACTTTCAATGAGGAAGCAAAAGTATTAAAG ATCTGTGCAGCAGAGCCGTGCAACAGCGTGAGCACAGGCCTGCAGTGTGAGATGGATCCGCTGTCTCAGACGCAGGCTTGTGATGTGCTGTCGTCCCTGGGCTTCAGCGTGGTGGGCTGGTACCACTCGCATCCCTCCTTCCACCCCAACCCCTCAGTACgggacataaacacacaggacCAGTTTCAG AGTTATTTCTCACGCGGAGGCGCCCCCTTCATTGGCATGATAGTGAGCCCGTACGACCCAGCCAacccctccccccactcccAAACAACTTGCTTGTTGGTAAAAGAGAGCCAAGAGCCCTCCGGCCCCCAGA AGCTGCCCTACAGATTCGACTTTCTGTCTTCACAAGACATCCCAGACTGGGATCAGACGATGAGGAGGGCTCAGTGGATCATCCGCAAATATGCTCAGAAACCCGG GAGTGTACAGATGGACAGATTGTTCCGGAGAGACTCTCATCTTACGTGTTTGGAGAAG ATGCTGGCATCCCTGGCGAGGTACTTGGAACCCTTTCCAGATGAGGAAGGTGACCCCTTTCTCACCCAGATCCAGGCCCTTTTCCTGTCAGACTTTATTTCCAAGCAGCAGCCTTCAGACCAGGAGGAGGGAGAATCTATTAATATCCCGCACGAGCCTGTGGACTCAGACGATGCTGactttgatcagctgatcagtcagGAGAGGCGGCAGGAAGGGGACTctgagacaaacagcagcactgtGCTACATCTGGGCTCTGTGCTGTCAACGGAACACGACTATTTACTGTGA